A stretch of Metabacillus sp. FJAT-52054 DNA encodes these proteins:
- the rsgA gene encoding ribosome small subunit-dependent GTPase A codes for MPEGKIVKALAGFYYVLDGDRFVQCRGRGLFRKNKITPLVGDEVIYQADNDLEGTILEVMPRKNELVRPPISNVDQAILVFSAIEPAFSTLLLDRFLVLVEANSIEPVICISKTDLISNPAQREEILSFAADYKEAGYQVFQTSTESMDGIASLGPLFDNKISVFAGQSGVGKSSLLNAIKPDLALKTDDISSHLGRGKHTTRHVELITIDNGLVADTPGFSSLDFTDIEAQDLSQCFPEMRERAGDCKFRGCTHVSEPKCAVKAAVDSGEIKDYRYEHYLSFLEEIKDRKPRY; via the coding sequence ATGCCGGAAGGAAAGATTGTGAAGGCTTTAGCCGGCTTTTACTATGTTTTAGACGGAGATCGTTTTGTTCAGTGCAGAGGCAGAGGGCTATTCAGAAAAAACAAAATCACCCCGCTGGTAGGCGATGAAGTCATTTATCAGGCGGATAATGATTTGGAAGGAACGATTCTCGAGGTCATGCCCAGAAAAAACGAGCTGGTCAGGCCTCCGATTTCGAATGTGGATCAGGCCATTCTTGTTTTTTCGGCCATTGAGCCAGCCTTCAGTACCCTTTTGCTGGATCGCTTCTTAGTATTAGTTGAAGCTAATTCTATAGAGCCGGTTATTTGCATCAGCAAAACTGATTTAATTTCCAATCCCGCTCAAAGAGAAGAAATTCTTTCGTTTGCTGCGGATTATAAAGAAGCTGGATACCAGGTATTCCAGACTTCCACGGAAAGCATGGATGGAATTGCCTCTCTCGGACCGCTGTTCGATAATAAAATATCGGTTTTTGCAGGTCAGTCAGGAGTTGGAAAATCATCATTGCTTAATGCGATTAAACCGGATCTTGCTTTAAAGACAGATGACATTTCGAGTCATCTTGGCCGGGGAAAGCATACAACGAGACATGTTGAACTGATTACAATAGATAACGGGCTTGTGGCAGATACACCTGGATTCAGTTCCCTTGATTTTACAGATATTGAAGCCCAGGACCTGAGCCAATGCTTTCCCGAAATGAGGGAGAGAGCCGGCGATTGCAAATTTAGAGGCTGCACACATGTATCTGAACCTAAGTGTGCGGTGAAAGCCGCTGTTGACAGCGGAGAAATCAAGGATTACAGATATGAGCATTATTTGAGTTTTCTAGAGGAAATTAAAGACAGAAAGCCGAGGTATTGA
- a CDS encoding Stp1/IreP family PP2C-type Ser/Thr phosphatase, whose protein sequence is METAFRSDIGKVRSHNEDCTGIFFNREQAAFAVVADGMGGHLAGDVASSMAVSAFREFWEKSEGIHTPDDAEKWLRGKIEEVNRLLFDHALHHPECSGMGTTFVGAICTRSFATIGHIGDSRCYLLNASGFKQITEDHSLVNELVRSGEITKEDAEHHPRKNVLMRAMGTELRVQVEIKSFCTEEGDALLLCSDGLSNKVSETEMENILVSGAALNDSADKLIRLANENGGEDNISVAMVLMPSGDGEGDLSC, encoded by the coding sequence TTGGAGACTGCTTTTCGATCGGACATAGGTAAAGTCCGTTCTCATAATGAGGATTGTACAGGTATTTTCTTTAACAGGGAACAAGCGGCTTTTGCCGTAGTAGCAGACGGAATGGGAGGCCATTTAGCGGGCGATGTAGCAAGCTCGATGGCCGTTTCCGCATTCCGCGAATTTTGGGAAAAATCCGAAGGGATTCATACACCGGATGATGCGGAAAAGTGGCTGAGAGGAAAAATTGAAGAAGTCAACCGGCTTCTGTTTGACCATGCCTTGCATCATCCTGAATGCAGCGGAATGGGAACGACATTTGTCGGTGCAATTTGTACCCGGTCATTTGCCACCATTGGGCATATCGGCGACAGCCGCTGCTACCTTCTTAATGCAAGCGGTTTTAAACAGATTACCGAGGATCACTCTCTTGTCAATGAACTCGTCCGCTCCGGAGAAATTACGAAGGAAGATGCTGAGCATCATCCCCGTAAAAATGTGCTGATGAGAGCGATGGGAACTGAGCTTAGGGTACAGGTGGAAATCAAATCCTTTTGCACAGAAGAAGGAGATGCACTGCTGCTTTGCTCAGATGGACTTTCTAATAAAGTAAGTGAAACTGAAATGGAAAACATCCTCGTATCAGGTGCAGCTCTGAATGATTCTGCTGACAAGCTAATTCGGCTTGCAAATGAAAATGGCGGAGAAGATAATATTTCGGTTGCCATGGTCCTTATGCCTTCCGGGGATGGGGAAGGTGATCTTTCTTGCTAA
- the rsmB gene encoding 16S rRNA (cytosine(967)-C(5))-methyltransferase RsmB has product MKTANVRELAVDALMSIEKNQAYSNLLLNTTIQKSNLSSKDVSLFTELVYGTLQRKITLDYYLEPFTSKAKKMELWVRILLRMSLYQMIYLDRIPERAIFFEAVEISKKKGHKGIAGFVNGVLRAVQREGVPSLNEIEDPIERLALETSHPVWLVKKWADQYGLDDTQKMCEVHMKPPVASARVNRMHLTVEEAVAGLAEESFDAARGVLSEDAVILKRGNISKSRLYKAGKLSIQDESSMLTARAVSPAKNEVVLDACAAPGGKSLHMAELMEGTGEIVSLDLHKHKVKLIEEQAERAGLHNISPQVMDAREAPLELSGIQFDKILVDAPCSGFGVIRRKPDIKYAKNANDVNRLSAIQQELLDSVSRLLKKGGTLVYSTCTIDKEENEEVIADFLASHPEFEEDHSLKQLLPEKVHPYINGGKLQILPHYFETDGFFITRLKKKV; this is encoded by the coding sequence ATGAAAACAGCAAATGTACGAGAATTGGCAGTAGATGCCTTGATGTCCATTGAGAAAAATCAGGCATACAGCAACCTGCTGCTTAACACCACCATCCAGAAAAGCAATTTGTCATCTAAGGACGTTTCTTTATTCACAGAGCTTGTATATGGAACACTTCAAAGAAAAATAACGCTTGATTATTATTTGGAGCCTTTTACTTCGAAAGCAAAAAAAATGGAATTATGGGTACGGATTTTGCTTAGAATGTCCCTTTATCAAATGATCTATCTTGACCGCATTCCGGAAAGGGCGATCTTTTTTGAGGCAGTCGAAATCTCCAAGAAAAAAGGGCATAAAGGAATTGCCGGATTTGTAAATGGAGTCCTTCGTGCTGTTCAAAGAGAAGGAGTGCCTTCACTCAATGAAATTGAAGATCCTATTGAACGTTTGGCGCTTGAAACAAGCCACCCGGTTTGGCTCGTGAAAAAATGGGCGGATCAGTATGGACTGGATGATACACAGAAAATGTGCGAAGTTCATATGAAGCCTCCTGTCGCTTCCGCAAGGGTAAATCGGATGCACCTTACCGTTGAAGAGGCAGTTGCTGGTCTGGCAGAAGAATCCTTCGACGCAGCACGAGGAGTTCTTTCAGAAGATGCGGTAATCCTGAAAAGAGGCAATATTTCTAAAAGCAGACTTTATAAAGCAGGGAAACTGTCCATTCAGGATGAAAGCTCCATGCTTACTGCAAGAGCTGTAAGTCCAGCCAAAAATGAAGTAGTCCTTGATGCTTGTGCTGCACCTGGGGGCAAGTCTTTGCATATGGCTGAATTGATGGAAGGGACTGGTGAGATTGTTTCTCTGGATCTTCACAAACACAAAGTGAAGCTAATTGAGGAACAGGCTGAAAGAGCCGGGCTCCACAACATTTCTCCTCAAGTCATGGATGCGAGGGAGGCTCCACTAGAACTCAGTGGTATTCAATTTGACAAAATTTTAGTGGATGCGCCATGCTCGGGCTTTGGTGTCATTCGAAGAAAGCCAGATATAAAATATGCAAAAAATGCCAACGATGTTAACAGACTTTCTGCCATTCAGCAGGAGCTCCTGGATTCGGTTTCGCGTTTACTTAAAAAAGGTGGTACACTTGTCTATAGTACCTGTACAATCGATAAGGAAGAAAATGAAGAGGTTATCGCTGATTTCCTGGCGTCCCATCCTGAATTTGAAGAAGATCATTCCTTAAAACAGCTCCTTCCTGAGAAGGTTCACCCATATATCAACGGCGGAAAACTGCAAATTCTTCCGCATTATTTTGAAACAGATGGATTTTTCATCACAAGATTAAAAAAGAAGGTGTAA
- the pknB gene encoding Stk1 family PASTA domain-containing Ser/Thr kinase — protein sequence MLIGKRISGRYRILEVIGGGGMANVYLAQDVILERKVAVKVLRFDFANDEDFIRRFRREAQSTTSLDHPNIVSIYDVGEENGIYYIVMEYVAGTTLKQYIQNHAPLHPSEALDIMVQVVSAIEHAHENFIVHRDIKPHNILIDHDGRAKVTDFGIAMALSSATITHTNSVLGSVHYLSPEQARGGLATKKSDLYSLGIVLYEMLTGRVPYDGESAVSIALKHLQSETPSPERWNPSIPQSMINIILKAMAKDPFHRYDSAEEMEEDLRTALHADRLNEKRYEIPVDDEATKAIPVITDQYLSDKSETINHSQPPGKANEEANQDGKPKKTKKKKSKFAVFIITVFIILLAAGVSAITIVPSLLLPEDVSVPDVSGEEYGDAVNTLSEAGFRVTERSIASDDVPENYVVKTDPESGKMAKEGSMVTIYQSTGKKMTELEDLKGRDIDTAKELLERKGYKNVIVEEMNDDQEAGLVIDQEPSAGTEVIPSEDEVKLTVSKGPEEILLEDLNGYSQNDVNSYTQEKGILLKEKEEYSDTVPAGKVISQTPAAGEKLKPGERLEVVFSLGKEQQEVATVSKEIEIPYEPAVPGEEQEVQIWINDAERSFSEPEATFKIKAPEKRTIQFKIAPGQNAYYQVTVNSRIVDNDTIPYPN from the coding sequence TTGCTAATCGGAAAGAGAATCAGCGGCCGCTATCGCATTCTTGAAGTGATTGGCGGAGGAGGAATGGCGAATGTTTACCTTGCTCAGGACGTCATTCTGGAACGAAAAGTTGCGGTTAAAGTACTGAGATTTGATTTTGCAAATGATGAGGATTTCATCAGAAGATTCCGGCGTGAGGCACAATCAACGACGAGTCTGGATCATCCGAACATTGTGAGTATATACGATGTGGGCGAAGAGAACGGAATTTATTATATTGTCATGGAATATGTGGCGGGTACAACCCTTAAACAATACATACAAAATCATGCTCCTCTTCACCCATCCGAGGCATTGGATATTATGGTGCAGGTTGTATCAGCGATTGAACATGCGCATGAGAATTTTATCGTTCACAGAGACATAAAGCCGCACAATATATTAATCGATCATGATGGAAGAGCGAAAGTGACGGACTTTGGCATTGCCATGGCGCTGAGTTCAGCGACAATTACACATACAAACTCCGTGCTTGGTTCAGTTCACTACCTTTCCCCGGAGCAGGCGCGGGGCGGTTTGGCAACTAAAAAATCAGATCTTTATTCACTCGGTATTGTGCTATATGAAATGCTGACAGGAAGGGTTCCGTATGATGGAGAATCGGCTGTATCAATTGCTCTAAAACATCTGCAATCTGAAACTCCATCACCCGAGCGCTGGAATCCATCTATTCCCCAGAGCATGATTAATATCATATTAAAAGCTATGGCTAAGGATCCATTTCATCGATACGATTCTGCCGAAGAGATGGAAGAGGATTTAAGGACAGCCCTACATGCAGACAGACTCAATGAAAAGAGATATGAAATCCCTGTAGACGATGAAGCCACAAAGGCTATTCCCGTCATTACAGATCAATATCTTTCAGATAAAAGCGAAACGATCAATCATTCTCAGCCTCCCGGTAAAGCGAATGAAGAAGCAAATCAGGATGGAAAACCTAAAAAGACTAAGAAGAAAAAAAGTAAATTTGCAGTTTTTATCATTACAGTCTTTATTATTTTGCTGGCAGCAGGAGTCAGTGCCATCACCATCGTGCCCTCATTGCTGCTTCCTGAAGATGTCTCAGTCCCCGATGTTTCAGGTGAAGAATACGGGGATGCGGTCAACACGTTAAGCGAAGCAGGTTTCAGGGTAACGGAAAGATCGATCGCAAGTGATGACGTTCCAGAAAATTATGTCGTGAAAACAGATCCAGAGAGTGGGAAAATGGCCAAGGAAGGCTCCATGGTTACAATCTATCAAAGTACCGGAAAAAAAATGACTGAACTTGAGGATTTGAAGGGCCGGGATATTGATACAGCAAAAGAATTGCTTGAACGAAAAGGCTATAAGAACGTAATCGTGGAGGAAATGAATGATGACCAGGAGGCAGGACTTGTCATTGACCAGGAGCCTTCGGCAGGTACGGAGGTCATTCCTTCAGAGGATGAAGTGAAGCTCACAGTCAGCAAAGGGCCGGAGGAAATTTTACTGGAAGATTTAAATGGCTACTCTCAGAATGATGTAAACAGCTATACGCAGGAAAAAGGGATCCTTTTAAAAGAAAAGGAAGAGTATTCTGATACGGTTCCCGCAGGCAAGGTTATTTCCCAAACCCCGGCAGCCGGAGAAAAGCTGAAGCCTGGTGAAAGGCTCGAAGTCGTTTTTTCACTTGGCAAAGAACAGCAGGAAGTAGCAACGGTATCCAAGGAAATTGAGATTCCGTATGAGCCTGCTGTACCCGGGGAAGAACAGGAAGTTCAAATTTGGATTAATGATGCGGAGCGGTCTTTCTCAGAACCGGAAGCGACATTTAAAATTAAAGCACCTGAAAAGAGAACGATCCAATTTAAAATCGCTCCTGGACAGAATGCGTACTATCAAGTAACCGTTAACAGCCGAATCGTTGATAACGATACGATACCTTATCCAAACTAA
- the rlmN gene encoding 23S rRNA (adenine(2503)-C(2))-methyltransferase RlmN codes for MNKTTIQQGKKGVTAAKPSIYSLELHEIKTWLEENGEKAFRAQQIFDWLFIKRVTSFEEMSNLSKELRQKLEQQFTLTTLKTLIQQTSGDGTMKFLFELHDGSSIETVLMKHEYGNSICVTTQVGCRIGCTFCASTLGGLKRNLEAGEIVAQVVKVQKALDELGERVSSVVIMGIGEPFDNYDAMMSFLKIINHDKGLNIGARHITVSTSGIIPKIYKFADEQLQINFALSLHAPNNEIRSRLMPINKAYKLPDLIESIRYYVNKTGRRISFEYGLFGGVNDQVEHAEELADLIKGIKCHVNLIPVNYVPERDYVRTPRDQIFAFEKALKDRGVNVTIRREQGSDIDAACGQLRAKERKEETR; via the coding sequence TTGAATAAAACAACAATACAACAAGGTAAAAAGGGAGTAACGGCTGCTAAGCCGTCCATTTATTCCCTTGAACTTCATGAAATTAAAACCTGGCTCGAGGAAAATGGCGAGAAGGCGTTCCGTGCACAGCAGATTTTCGACTGGCTATTTATAAAAAGGGTTACTTCTTTTGAAGAGATGTCGAACCTCTCAAAAGAACTGCGTCAAAAACTGGAACAGCAATTCACATTAACCACATTAAAGACGCTAATCCAGCAAACGTCCGGCGACGGTACAATGAAGTTTCTTTTCGAGCTGCATGACGGTTCTTCAATTGAAACGGTATTGATGAAGCATGAGTATGGAAACTCCATCTGTGTTACCACTCAGGTAGGCTGCCGGATCGGCTGTACGTTCTGCGCATCAACCCTTGGGGGATTAAAAAGAAACCTTGAAGCAGGAGAAATCGTTGCTCAGGTCGTAAAAGTACAGAAGGCTCTCGATGAACTTGGCGAACGCGTAAGCTCCGTCGTCATAATGGGAATCGGCGAACCGTTTGATAACTATGATGCAATGATGTCTTTCCTGAAAATCATCAACCATGATAAAGGATTGAACATAGGAGCACGCCATATTACTGTTTCCACAAGCGGAATTATTCCTAAAATCTACAAATTTGCAGATGAACAGCTGCAAATTAACTTTGCCCTTTCCCTGCACGCTCCAAACAATGAAATCAGAAGCCGTCTAATGCCGATCAACAAGGCTTATAAGCTTCCTGATCTTATTGAATCCATTCGTTATTACGTAAACAAAACGGGACGCAGAATCTCATTTGAGTATGGATTATTCGGCGGCGTGAACGACCAGGTGGAGCATGCAGAAGAATTGGCTGACCTTATTAAAGGCATCAAATGCCACGTAAACCTTATTCCTGTGAACTATGTGCCGGAACGTGATTATGTGCGGACACCTCGAGATCAAATTTTTGCGTTTGAAAAAGCATTGAAAGACCGCGGTGTAAACGTAACGATTCGACGTGAGCAAGGTTCTGACATTGACGCAGCATGCGGCCAGCTAAGGGCGAAGGAGCGGAAAGAAGAGACGAGGTGA